Below is a genomic region from Chloroflexota bacterium.
CTGCTAATCGTCACCTCGCTGGAAGAACTTAAGAGGCTGAAAGGGATAGCTCATGAAGGGTTTCTTAAGATGGTTGGCCTTGCTCCTTGCACCACTGTTTGCCGCCAGGCTCATTGACCTCATCTTGAGGACGCCTTGGGGGAAGAATCTGGCAGAGCAGACCGACAGTCGCTTTCTCACTACAGGAAAGGGTAGAGGGCTGATCGGGAAGTACACCAAGAAATTCATTAAGGTTTTAGCCCGCACGGTGGAGCGACGACGTCAGCGGGCCACAAAAGTGGGGATGGAACCCCTGGCCCAGGGCACTGGCTGGGTTGGCCTGTTAGCCGATGTGGCCGAGCTCATGTTGGCTACTGGTACTATGATCAAGGTGGTGACCGACTTCCTAAAAGAGAAGCGGCGCACTACTTAATTGGTTTCATAGCCCGTAAAGCAAGAACACGTAGTAGCGGAGGTCATCCGGGCTGAAATCACTCAGGAAATTCCGTCTCGATGAGCTCATAGCTTATGTTACCTCGAGAGATCGCTTCTTTAAGAAGACGTTCCTCTTTCGTTAGCCTTGGCCTTTTTGATGTTTTGACTTCTACAAAAACTACCTTAAGAGGGTGTTCAAGGCTGCCATCTCTTAACGCACTATACCCATCAAAAACGACCAGGTCTATAGGGGAACCAATGAAACGAGCATCAGATGGGTTATACTTGAAGATGGGCAGCAGCGGTGCAAACTGTTCGCCAACTTTGCCCCTTATAACAGCGCGGCTGTCTTCAACCGCTTGTTGCCGTATCCGGTCCATCCATTCTGCTTGCATAGCCTGGAATCTGGCCTCGTATTCTTTTTGTAGCGAGGACTTGAGCAAGGAGCTTGTGGCTAGAAATCCTATGACCAAGCCTACAAGAAGGGCAATAATAACCCAAATTATATCCATTATGCGTCCTCCCCCTTGTCCAAAGTTGCTCTCTTGGCTGGGCTCGAAGAATGATAATGCTCCCCCATGGAAGCTCGGGTTAGTGTGCTACAAAAACGAAGGGGCACGGCCTTGATACCGTGCCCTGAGGTCATTTGGTAGCGCATACCGGATTCGAACCGGTGATCTCCTCCTTGAGAGGGAGGTGTCCTAAGCCGCTAGACGAATGCGCCATGCCCTTCGCGCTGGCTGCACTATACCGCCTCTCCACTCTATTTCCCCAGTTGATGGCCGGTGGTTATGTAGGGGACCCACACCCAGCGATCGACGACAGGTCAGCATAGCCCCTAAGCGGGGGGAGACTATCATCCGTGATGCCCTGGTACTTGAGAGGCTCCAACTCTTACGACAAAATGGAGCGCTCTTGGTGGAGGGGGCAGGATTCGAACCTGCGTAGCCATCTCAGGCGACAGATTTACAGTCTGTTGGTATTAGCCACTCACCCACCCCTCCAATCAAGCCCAGGCTGAAGACACACCGCCCTTTGAGCCAAAAAGGGAGGCAACCGATCGAGGTCCCAGCCCAGGCTTGGAGCGGGAGAAGGGACTCGAACCCTCGACAACCTACTTGGAAGGCAGGCACTCTAACCATCTGAGTTACTCCCGCTTTTGGTGCCGAAGGAGAGATTTGAACTCTCACGGGCGTTTGCCCACTACGCCCTGAACGTAGCGCGTCTGCCTTTCCGCCACTTCGGCCCAACGGTGGGCGAGATAGGGCTCGAACCTACGACCTCACGGATGTGAACCGTGCGCTCCAACCAACTGAGCTACTCGCCCAAATATTCCTGTATTGAGGGCCTAGGAGAGAGACAATGAACCAGCACCGCTACGACCCAGCTAAAACAGGAGAATTCCTCTCTGGCCCTCCTTAATTCAAGTAGTAGGGACACGTTGCGCCGTGACCTTGCTGGTGGCAGCGGGTGGATTTGAACCGCCGACCAAGGGCTTATGAGTCCCCTGCTCTACCACTGAGCTACGCTGCCATATCTCTACAGCGAGATTATAACAAATGCCCCTTACCATGTCAAGGTTTCCAAAGCAGGCGACCGAGCAAGTCTCTTAGCAAGGGCTTCCATCCTCGTCTCGGCTCACTCGCCAAACAGCCAGCCATACGTTATAATAAATGAAACAAACGCTAAGGAGGCAGGTGTGGAAGAGGTTCCCATCGAGAAGCTGAGGAGGGTTTGCGATCCCCAATGCTTGGGGTTCCAAACAACCGCGGAGCTGGAATCTGCCCAGGACATCATCGGTCAAGAGAGGGCTGTGCGTTCTCTCCAGTTCGGACTAGGGATTCAGGAACAAGGCTTCAACATCTACGTCTCTGGTATCCCTGGCACAGGGAGAACTACGGCGGTCAGGTCCTTCCTGGAGAGATTGGCCAGGGATAAGGCGGTACCCCCTGATTGGTGTTACGTTAATAATTTCCGCGAGCCCTATCGCCCTAAGGCCCTCAGGCTCCCCTCGGGTTGGGGGAAACAACTGCAAAGAGATGTGCGCCGCTTGATAGAGGGGGCACGTATCACGATACCCAAAGCCTTCGAGGGAGAAGAATACGCCGCCAAGCGGGAGGAAATCGTGACCGCTTTCCAGCGACAGCGGGGGGAGCTTTTCACCAGGCTGGATGATGAGGCTCGTCAGGAGGGATTCGTTATCCAGAGCACCCCCATGGGGCTCCTTATCATTCCTGTCGTAAACGGTAAGCCCCTTAGCGACCAGGAATTCATGTCGTTAAGTGCAGAAGCCAAGGAAACGATAGCCAAAAAGCGAGAACGACTGGAAACGGAACTAAAGGCGGCGGTGAGGCAGGTGCGAGGTTGGGAGAAAGATTCTCAGGAGCAACTAAGGAAGCTAGACCAACAGGTCGTCCTTAATGCAGTAGGCCATCTGATCGCCGACCTGATTGAAAAGTATAAAGAGTTCCCAGAGGTTGTAACCTATCTACACGAGGTGCAGGAAGACATCGTCGAAAACTTCGCCCAGTTCAGACCAGAAGCAGAGCCCCAACCCTCCTCTCCCCTCCCCACCCCCTGGTTGAGAGAGCTGGCCTTCCGAAAATACGAGGTGAATGTCGTGGTGGATAACGCTGAGGCTCAGGGAGCACCTGTAGTTATCGCCTTGAATCCGACCTACACCAACCTCTTCGGACGGATAGAAAAGGAGGCTCAATTGGGGGCCCTGGTGACCGACTTCACTTTAATTAAGGGTGGTTCCCTGCACAAAGCCAATGGCGGCTATCTCGTCCTTCCTGTGGAGGATGTGTTGCGCAACATCTTCTCTTGGGATGCCTTAAAAAGAGCCCTCAGAAATAACGAGATCGTCGTCGAGGAGGTGGGGGAGCGCCTGGGCTTCGTCGTCACGAAGAGCCTGATACCAGAACCTATCCCCCTGGAGGCCAAGGTGATCCTCATCGGTAGTCCGTTGCTCTATCATCTCCTCTATACCTGGGACGAAGATTTCAATGAACTCTTCAAAGTCAGGGCTGATTTCGATAGCCGGATGGATTGGACAGAAAAGAATGTTAGAGATTATGCCACTTTCATCTGCACCTTGTGCCATAAAGAGAACCTGAAGCAAATGGAGAACTCGGCTGTGGCTAAGGTTGTGGAGTACGCCGCCCGCCTCGCCGAGGATCAGAAAAAACTCTCCACTAAGTTCGCCGAGACGGCCGACATCATACGCGAGGCCACTTTCTGGGCCACCCAAGATGGCTCCCCTTATGTGACCAGCGCTCACGTACAGCGGGCCATCGAGGAGAAGGTTTACCGTGCTAGCCTCATTCAAGAGCGAATTCAGGAGATGATCGAACGCGGTACGATCATGATCGACATCGCCGGGGAAGCGGTAGGACAGGTAAACGGATTGTCAGTTATCGATATGGGAGATTTCTCCTTTGGACGGCCGGTCAGGATCAGTACCAGTATTGGCTTGGGAAGGGAAGGAATCATCGATATTGAGCGAGAGGCAAAGCTCGGTGGACGTATCCATACTAAAGGTATGCTGATCCTGAGCGGCTACTTAGCCAATAAATATGCCCAGAACAAACCCTTAACCCTCGCCGCACGCGTTGTTTTCGAGCAGAGCTACGAAGAGGTGGAGGGAGATAGCGCCTCCAGCGCCGAGCTGTATGCTCTACTATCCCACCTGTCTGGGCTGCCCATTAAACAGGGATTAGCTATCACCGGTTCCGTCAACCAAAAAGGGGAGATTCAAGCTATCGGTGGTGTCAACCAGAAGATCGAAGGCTTCTTCGATGTCTGCCGAGCCAAAGGACTGTCCGGCGAACAAGGAGCCCTTATCCCCCAGAGCAATGTAAAGAACTTGATGCTCCGGGAGGATGTGGTGGAAGCGGCCAAAAAAGGCCAATTCCACATCTATCCTGTGCAGACCATCGACCAGGGGGTCTCCATCCTGACTGGAGTTGAGGCGGGACAGATGCAGGAGGATGGGAAATTCCCGGAGGGCACTGTCAATGCCCGGGTGGACCACCGCCTGCGCGAGATGGCCGAGGGCTTACGAGGCTACCTCAGGGAAGAAAAACCTGAGGCCAAGACGGCCCAGGAAGGATAGAATAATGACGAATTTAAAATTACAACGTCCTATCGAGTGGAAACGGACAACGACCCAATACGTGGCCATCCTTCAGACAGCTGAGCGTTTTGAGCCCGGTTCTATTCGGGAGATCGCCCGAGACGGGCCGGAAACGATCCTTGGTGGAATACTCCGTGGTACCAACAAGATGGACTGGTATGCCTTAGCCTACAGCCGTAGCGAGTTGGATTTCACTGAGGCCAAAGAGCTGGCCAAGCGCGCTTTAGAGAGACGTCGTGAGCAGACACCGTAGGAATAACCGTCGGTCAGGCCACCTATGTGCATCGTTTGCAGAGATCCCCTAGGCTGACCTCCTTGGCCAGGCATGGATAGGGGGTATATCCAACATGGTGAGGAGTCCGGCCGGGGCAGCGATGACTTGGGGTACAGCGTTCAATACCACGGCCGCCGTAGCTAAGTCACCATGTACACCACCCTTGATAGTCATATCCACGTCAGGTGCGCCCATGATAAAGATAGAGTCCTGAGGGCTTGTGGCCCCAAGGTACATCTGGAGCTCAAGTCTGATCCGCTCTTCCCCTTTAGTCAGTCCCTGTCCAATCTGTTTCACACCCAGCGCATGTCCCGGCGGCACCTCTATATACTGGCTGCGTACCACCTTTTCAGCGATTACCGGCTCTACAGTTTCCTTCACCTCATCCAGCGGCCAACCGAGGGCATCAGCTACCATCATCATCGACTCCCTGAGCCCAACGTGGCGTACTGCTCTTTCAGCCACCCTCCGCTGAAACTGGGCCACGCTCAGCCCTGCGCCGATCTTCTTCTGGAGGGGCAGGCGGCGCAGAGAGGCATCAACGATGCGCCTCACCCATATGCGCCGTACCTCGCGGCAGACGCCGCTCAGAAAAATAGGTAGAGCATCCATTAAGAAGCCCGGATTGATGCCGGTGCCCAGGATGGATACGCCGTTCTGCTTGGCCATCTGGCCAAGCTCCTCGGCTATGTCCGGATGTTGAGCCTTAGGATAGGCCATCTCTTCACAGGTGGAAATAACATTCATCCCTGCCTGTAACACTTGACGTAACTGAGGCAATGTTTGGTGCAGATAAGAGCCGGTTGAGTGGAAGACGATATCAGCCTTACTGGCCTTAAGCACAGCTTCCGCATCACCGGACACCTTGATGCCCAGGCGCCAATCCAGACCGGCCACATCACCAAGGTCACGTCCTGCCTTTTGGGGATCGATGTCGATAGCCCCAGTGAATTCGATACCCCGTTGCAAAGCAAGCTCGATGATAGCACTGCCAATAGGTCCCACACCGTATTGGATAGCTGTAGTAGCCATAAAGTGCTCCTCTTGTAGATATTTTTCGGGGGAAATTCAGGGGATCGCCGTCTATCCGCCCAGCAGCCCCTCTGCGGAGAGAGCATCTACGGTCATTTCAAGGGCCCTTACTGTCCTCTCTACGTCTTCCTGAGTGTGTGCCGCAGATAGCATTCCTCCACTGCCGAGCAAATCCACCCCTCCATCAAGTAATGACCGGCGCAAGGCGTGACTAAGAGGGGATGGAAGACCACGCAGGGCACTGGGGGAATGGCTGCACAGGCTTCGATCACATTTTCCCCGTTTGGGACACTGTCCAAGGAAGATGTGAAATACTGAGCTTTCGCCGTAAACACAACCCGGCGCCCCTCGCCGATCGATGATAGCGTTCATCTCCATCCGAAGCTGGGCCGCTAATCGGTCGGCCACCCGCTGTGGTTCGCCAGTAGAAGCAATCTGTAAAATGGCGATGCCAGCAGCCGCGGAGAGAGGATTGGCATTGAAGGTGCCATGATGGGGTGGACGGGCAAGGTTGTCCTGACCACCTCTCTCCATATCCAGCAAAGACATAATATCGACTCGCCCAGCCACGGCACCACCCGGTAGACCCCCGGCCAGGATCTTAGCCAAACAGGTGAGGTCAGGACGCAGGTTGTACAGCGCTTGAATGCCACCAGGCGACCAGCGAAAACCGGTAATTACCTCATCGAAGATGAGAACATTGCCAAATTTTTGGGTCAAAGTGGGCAGCCCCAGGAGAAAGTCTGTCTGGAGGGGTATCGTGCCCCAGCCTGCACCAGAGGGCTCGAGGATAACCGCCGCTATGTCCTTGTCTTCAGATAGGATACGCTCCAACCCGGCCAGATCGTTGGCTGGAGCAACGACGAGCAGATCAACAACACCATCAGGTATGCCCGCAATTGAGCGTCTATCGAAGGGAGGGCGTATGGCCGGCGCCAGATAGTCGTGCCAGCCGTGAAAATGTCCTTCGAACTTCAGCACCCTGGTTCTTTTTGTCCAGGCTCGTGCCAGGCGGATGGCCAGCATGGTGGCCTCGGTGCCTGAGGCCGTGAATCTGACACGCTCAGCGGAAGGGAAGAGCCGCTGTACGAGCTGCCCCCATTCTATCTCCAGCTCGTGGCATGCCCCCCAATGAGTTCCCTTGGCTGCTTGTTGAGTGATGGCTTCAACGATGGCCGGATGGCCGTGGCCGAGCAGGAGAGCACCATGTCCCATCGCATAGTCAACGTACTCTTTCCCATCCACATCGTATTTGCGCGAACCCATCGCTCTGTTGACATAAATCGGGAAAGGGCGGAGAAAACGATTGTCATGGGTAACGCCGCTGGGGAAGACCTTAAGGGCGGCAGCATATAACTGCCCAGAGTTGGGGTGAGTTAGGCTGTAGTGCTCAACCGCCGTTTCTGGGATGGGAGATGTATCCATCTAATACTTAAGTCCTCCTTCGGTTAAGCCTCTGATAATGTAGCGTTGGAAGATGGCCACCAGGATTAATATTGGTATCGTTCCGATTACCGCGGCGGCGAACATGCGCTCATATGCCGTCCATTCCTCACCGATGAAGTGGGCCATCCTCACGGGGAAGGTCTTAGTGGCTGTACTGGTCATCACCGAGGCGAAGAGGAACTCGTTCCAGGCCCCGATGAAGGCAAAGATACCAGTGCTGATGAATCCAGGAGCCGATAAGGGCAAAACGACATGTATGATAGCCCCCAGACGCGAACAGCCATCAACCCGGGCTGCATCCTCGATTTCGGCAGGGATGGACACGAAGAAGGCTCGCAGTAGCCAGATAACGTAGGGTAGATTGAAGGTTAAATAAGCAATGATCAGACCCTGGTAGGTATAGATCAGACCCAAATTGCGCATGGTTACATACATAGGGATCAAAATAGCCATACCCGGTAGCATCTGCGTAGCCAGGATGAGCACAAAAAGAGTGTTCTTGCGGGGCAACTGCAGGCGAGCGAAGGCGTAAGCAGCCAAGGAACCGAGGCACAAAGCGGCTAGGGTTGTGAAGGTGGCCACTATAGCGCTGTTCCGTAGCGAGGCGAGTAAAGTGGGATCGGCCAGTATCTCCTGGTAGTTTTTCAAATAAAGCATCGTCGGAAACCAGGTGGGTGGCCTGGAGAAAAGTTGGGCTCTGGTCTCGAAGCTGGAAAACAAGGTCCAGACGAAGGGGGCCACGACGTAGACGGCTAATAGCCACGCCCCGATCGTAAAGGCTACCTGTGCTAAAAATTTAGAGATAGCCTTTCTGCGCAGCGTCCATCTAGCCGGCAATTTAACTGTGATGGCCTCATCAGTCTGGGCCAATAAGTTCCTGCGTCGTGGTTCGTTCAATGTTTCCCTTTCGAAGATGGTTAAGGTCTTTCTTTATAGAGTGTCAAACATCTCCCCCCAAACCCCCCACGGGGGGTTCAAGGTAGCCCTTCCTGCGGAAAGACCAAAGGGGCTGCGCCTCCTTGGAACCCCTGGGGAAGATGCCCTCACCCCCTGACCCCCTCTCTCGTCCCCCCAGGGGGGACGAGAGAGGGGGAATAAAGAACTAGGGCGGGGCCCTAGAACCCTCCAAGGAGGAAATACCCTCCTTGACCACCCCTTATTCCTTGCGGGAGAGGGGGAATAAAGATTTAGGGGTACCCCAAACTCCAGCAGAAGGGCTTTGCCCCTCTGCCCCCCATCCAGCGGGAGAAAGGGAGATATGGGCTGTGTCCCCCCATGCCATCCCAGCAGTAGGGCTGTGCCCCCTTGGAACCCCCGCTGTTCGATAGTCTCTTCTCCAGGAGGGGCTGCTGTGATTCCCGCTGAAAAGCGGGATCACAGCAGCCATAATCCCGGTTATTTCTTGCCCAAGATCTTCAAGGTGGCCTTCTCCGCGTCGGCCAGCGCCTCCTTGGGCGACTTTTGCAGGCGCAGGGCAGCCACTATTTCGTTAGCCACGGCCGTGTTGATCTCACTTTGCTGCGGTACAGTGACGGCCATGCCCATCGGATACTTCATCTGCTCCGCAGCCATCAACGCGGCCGGATACTTGGCCTGCACCTCAGGATCCTTCAGCAGGTCTGGAATGGTCGGAATGCGCCCGATGCCGATGGCCATCTTCTTCTGTTGCTCGCGGCTACAGACGAACTTGGCCCATTCCCAACCCCACTCCTTCTTCGTCGAGGCGGCCGGGATGCCCACACCACCCTGCTCGCTGAAGCCAGCGCTGCGCAACTTGCTGCCAGGGGCGAGGGCCACATCCACCTTCCCAATCACCTTAGACTTGGCCGGATCAGCGGCCATCGTGAGCGTGGGCGGTGTGCTGATCATCATGGCCACACGGCCCTGGATGAAGATGTCCGTCATCGGGCCGGTGGTAGCCATCTCGAACGAGCTGGGGTCAACACTTCCATCCTTGATCATATCTACCATAAACTCCAGAGCCTTCAGTCCCTCTGGAGAATTAAAGGTGGGGGCATCATCCTTCATAAATTCCCCACCCTCAGCCCGCAGGCGTACAGTGAACATGTTGACGGAGAGGAACCCCCCATAAGTAGCGATCCAGCCATATTGCGGTGGCTTGGTCAACTTCTTGGCCATAGCCCTCACATCGTCCCAGGTCGTCGGCGGCTCCTTGAAGCCGGCCGCAGCCAGGAGCTCCTTATTGTAGTAGAACTGCCAGAGCCA
It encodes:
- a CDS encoding endonuclease; translation: MDIIWVIIALLVGLVIGFLATSSLLKSSLQKEYEARFQAMQAEWMDRIRQQAVEDSRAVIRGKVGEQFAPLLPIFKYNPSDARFIGSPIDLVVFDGYSALRDGSLEHPLKVVFVEVKTSKRPRLTKEERLLKEAISRGNISYELIETEFPE
- a CDS encoding AAA family ATPase; translated protein: MEEVPIEKLRRVCDPQCLGFQTTAELESAQDIIGQERAVRSLQFGLGIQEQGFNIYVSGIPGTGRTTAVRSFLERLARDKAVPPDWCYVNNFREPYRPKALRLPSGWGKQLQRDVRRLIEGARITIPKAFEGEEYAAKREEIVTAFQRQRGELFTRLDDEARQEGFVIQSTPMGLLIIPVVNGKPLSDQEFMSLSAEAKETIAKKRERLETELKAAVRQVRGWEKDSQEQLRKLDQQVVLNAVGHLIADLIEKYKEFPEVVTYLHEVQEDIVENFAQFRPEAEPQPSSPLPTPWLRELAFRKYEVNVVVDNAEAQGAPVVIALNPTYTNLFGRIEKEAQLGALVTDFTLIKGGSLHKANGGYLVLPVEDVLRNIFSWDALKRALRNNEIVVEEVGERLGFVVTKSLIPEPIPLEAKVILIGSPLLYHLLYTWDEDFNELFKVRADFDSRMDWTEKNVRDYATFICTLCHKENLKQMENSAVAKVVEYAARLAEDQKKLSTKFAETADIIREATFWATQDGSPYVTSAHVQRAIEEKVYRASLIQERIQEMIERGTIMIDIAGEAVGQVNGLSVIDMGDFSFGRPVRISTSIGLGREGIIDIEREAKLGGRIHTKGMLILSGYLANKYAQNKPLTLAARVVFEQSYEEVEGDSASSAELYALLSHLSGLPIKQGLAITGSVNQKGEIQAIGGVNQKIEGFFDVCRAKGLSGEQGALIPQSNVKNLMLREDVVEAAKKGQFHIYPVQTIDQGVSILTGVEAGQMQEDGKFPEGTVNARVDHRLREMAEGLRGYLREEKPEAKTAQEG
- a CDS encoding dihydrodipicolinate reductase; the protein is MATTAIQYGVGPIGSAIIELALQRGIEFTGAIDIDPQKAGRDLGDVAGLDWRLGIKVSGDAEAVLKASKADIVFHSTGSYLHQTLPQLRQVLQAGMNVISTCEEMAYPKAQHPDIAEELGQMAKQNGVSILGTGINPGFLMDALPIFLSGVCREVRRIWVRRIVDASLRRLPLQKKIGAGLSVAQFQRRVAERAVRHVGLRESMMMVADALGWPLDEVKETVEPVIAEKVVRSQYIEVPPGHALGVKQIGQGLTKGEERIRLELQMYLGATSPQDSIFIMGAPDVDMTIKGGVHGDLATAAVVLNAVPQVIAAPAGLLTMLDIPPIHAWPRRSA
- a CDS encoding aspartate aminotransferase family protein, producing the protein MDTSPIPETAVEHYSLTHPNSGQLYAAALKVFPSGVTHDNRFLRPFPIYVNRAMGSRKYDVDGKEYVDYAMGHGALLLGHGHPAIVEAITQQAAKGTHWGACHELEIEWGQLVQRLFPSAERVRFTASGTEATMLAIRLARAWTKRTRVLKFEGHFHGWHDYLAPAIRPPFDRRSIAGIPDGVVDLLVVAPANDLAGLERILSEDKDIAAVILEPSGAGWGTIPLQTDFLLGLPTLTQKFGNVLIFDEVITGFRWSPGGIQALYNLRPDLTCLAKILAGGLPGGAVAGRVDIMSLLDMERGGQDNLARPPHHGTFNANPLSAAAGIAILQIASTGEPQRVADRLAAQLRMEMNAIIDRRGAPGCVYGESSVFHIFLGQCPKRGKCDRSLCSHSPSALRGLPSPLSHALRRSLLDGGVDLLGSGGMLSAAHTQEDVERTVRALEMTVDALSAEGLLGG
- a CDS encoding carbohydrate ABC transporter permease, whose amino-acid sequence is MNEPRRRNLLAQTDEAITVKLPARWTLRRKAISKFLAQVAFTIGAWLLAVYVVAPFVWTLFSSFETRAQLFSRPPTWFPTMLYLKNYQEILADPTLLASLRNSAIVATFTTLAALCLGSLAAYAFARLQLPRKNTLFVLILATQMLPGMAILIPMYVTMRNLGLIYTYQGLIIAYLTFNLPYVIWLLRAFFVSIPAEIEDAARVDGCSRLGAIIHVVLPLSAPGFISTGIFAFIGAWNEFLFASVMTSTATKTFPVRMAHFIGEEWTAYERMFAAAVIGTIPILILVAIFQRYIIRGLTEGGLKY
- a CDS encoding sugar ABC transporter substrate-binding protein codes for the protein MQEVDRLTKLFTQGKISRREFIVRATALGLSIPSVAALLSACAPGPPAATPTPLVKEITWPYDVYDFWVNQAKEFTKKTGIKVKYESVPFPQLHDKFLASFMAGGAEYDAVHVRDDWVGEFAPKGWLEPLDKWVTKEMKAENYPKAFDYLSYKGKIYGVPRYIWLWQFYYNKELLAAAGFKEPPTTWDDVRAMAKKLTKPPQYGWIATYGGFLSVNMFTVRLRAEGGEFMKDDAPTFNSPEGLKALEFMVDMIKDGSVDPSSFEMATTGPMTDIFIQGRVAMMISTPPTLTMAADPAKSKVIGKVDVALAPGSKLRSAGFSEQGGVGIPAASTKKEWGWEWAKFVCSREQQKKMAIGIGRIPTIPDLLKDPEVQAKYPAALMAAEQMKYPMGMAVTVPQQSEINTAVANEIVAALRLQKSPKEALADAEKATLKILGKK